TATTGAGATCTTGTGAAGTTTTATATTCTGAATTCTATGTTGTCTACGCTTCTTACTATAACTCCTTTGTAGAGGAAGTCTATCTGTCTTAATGTTGTGTATAGGTCGAATTCGTTTAATGCTGAGATCCCGTCTATGGGTACTACTATGTTAAACCATCTGAGTGATGCGCTGCCTGCTGTGTGGAGCACGCATATGTTGGCTACTGTTCCTGTTATTATTATGTTATCTCTTTTTAGTATTCTCGTGAGTATATACTCTAGATCTGTTCCGTAGAATGCGTCATATCTAGGTTTTCTTATTATTATATCGTTTTCCGAAGGCTTCAGCTCTTCAACGATCTCTGCACCCCAGGATCCTGCTAGAGCATGTTCTCCCCAGATCCTGAACTCGGGATCGTCTCTCATATGCCAGTCCTGAGTGTATATGATGGGTATCTCTAGTTCTCTAGCTCTTCTGAGAAGTCTGGCTATGCTATCTATAGTTCTCCTAGAATCTGGTACGAAAAGCCTTCCTTTAGGATGTGCGAAGTCGTTCTGCATATCTATGACCATGACCACGGTATCTCTCGGATTGAGTGTTATTTTCTCGTAGATTTTTATCTCGGGAACCTCAATACTCTTCAAATACGAGCACCCATTATAGAGAACTTATGTTCGGAGTTAATAAAAGAAGGTGGAAGACCTTCTAGCAGGTTTTATAACAAGATCTATGTGAGAGTCTTTAGAAAATCATGGATATGCTCGCGAAGAACTCTTCTATGATGTCCTGCTGGAGCATGTCTCATACCTTCTATGAATACTCTGACAACTCTTACTCCCAATACTTTCAGGAAATCTTCTAGAATGAGAGCATGATAAGGTCTTACAATAGGGTCTTCCGAGCCGTGGATTATAAGTACAGGTCCTTTAATCTTCTCGATATAGTATAGAACCGAGGTTCTGAGATAAGCTATAGGATTCTCATAGGGAGGTCCTCCTAGTATTCTTACAAGCTCATTATAGAGATCTCTTTGAGCACTGCCTTCATCATGTATTCCAAGCCATCTAGCTTGGAGAAGTCTATCGGCAGGAGCTCCTACAGAGATCACAGGTCCTCCTTGAAAGGCTGATGATATGAGTGCAGCAGCTCCTCCTAGTGAGAAGCCTGCGAAGAGATCATATCTATCTCTAGAAGCTATCTCCAGAGCTTCTTCTAATGTTCTATAGCTTGGTGCGTAGACTTCGTATCCGAATTCTCTTATAGGATCTGAAAGCCATGAAACAGCTTCAGGACTGCTACCAGCTCCATGGAATACTATTGCTCTAGGCATTTAAACCGCCATATGATTTTGAAGGTATGAAAGATATATAGGTTGAAGATCTTGATCTAAGACTGTTTTCTAGCCATGATCCTCCTAGGATCCACTTTATAGAAGACTCTGCCAACTCCGTGTAGAAGTAGATTCTTTTTCTCTAGATCCGGTCCGTACTCTGTCACCGCATTCTCGAGAGCTCTTACTAGAAGCACTTCGAACACGTATAATCTAACTTCTCCTACATCTATTCTCTCGCGAACTTTACACTCGTATATTGCTAGAGATCCTTCGAGTCCGGGAGGTTTGATCTTTAGACTGGGGATTATTCTGAGATTAAATCTGCTTATCTTATCAACATCTCTGCCTGAGACACTCCCCAGATCATAGGCTATCTGATGCTGATCTGATGTAGCGATATTTATAGTTGCCTCAGGATGATACTCGAGACATTCATATGTGAAGGTGTTTCTATCAATAGCAACTGCTATGGTGGGAGGTTCTTCAGAAACAGGCGTGTTCCATGAGGCGGGCATGAAGTTAATCCTACCGCCAGGACATATGGATCCTATGATCACTGTAGGTCTAGGATGCATAGGTCTGTAGAATGTATGTCTATACTCTACATAAGACATTTAAAGCACCAGAATACTACTAGAGAAACAGGTTAAAAAGATCAGATTTAAACCTCTACCTCTACCCACTCCTCATTAACTCTCACATTATACTTCTTAAGACCCATCCTAGGAAAATCAGGTGCTACATTGGGAGGTTCCAGCATAGAGCCTGTAGCCAGATCAAATACAGCACC
This sequence is a window from Sulfolobales archaeon. Protein-coding genes within it:
- a CDS encoding prolyl oligopeptidase family serine peptidase; amino-acid sequence: MPRAIVFHGAGSSPEAVSWLSDPIREFGYEVYAPSYRTLEEALEIASRDRYDLFAGFSLGGAAALISSAFQGGPVISVGAPADRLLQARWLGIHDEGSAQRDLYNELVRILGGPPYENPIAYLRTSVLYYIEKIKGPVLIIHGSEDPIVRPYHALILEDFLKVLGVRVVRVFIEGMRHAPAGHHRRVLREHIHDFLKTLT
- a CDS encoding isochorismatase family cysteine hydrolase, with the translated sequence MKSIEVPEIKIYEKITLNPRDTVVMVIDMQNDFAHPKGRLFVPDSRRTIDSIARLLRRARELEIPIIYTQDWHMRDDPEFRIWGEHALAGSWGAEIVEELKPSENDIIIRKPRYDAFYGTDLEYILTRILKRDNIIITGTVANICVLHTAGSASLRWFNIVVPIDGISALNEFDLYTTLRQIDFLYKGVIVRSVDNIEFRI
- a CDS encoding flavin reductase family protein translates to MSYVEYRHTFYRPMHPRPTVIIGSICPGGRINFMPASWNTPVSEEPPTIAVAIDRNTFTYECLEYHPEATINIATSDQHQIAYDLGSVSGRDVDKISRFNLRIIPSLKIKPPGLEGSLAIYECKVRERIDVGEVRLYVFEVLLVRALENAVTEYGPDLEKKNLLLHGVGRVFYKVDPRRIMARKQS